In a genomic window of Virgibacillus sp. SK37:
- the pta gene encoding phosphate acetyltransferase — translation MSQLFDQLEEKVTGQNKSIVFPEGQDERILKAASQLGAAGILAPILIGKKADIRHKAEEYGVNVSSCKIMDPAEFAEMDVMVETFVERRKGKVTKEEAQTILQDENYFGTMLVYMNQADGLVSGATHSTADTVRPALQIIKTKEGIKKTSGVFIMVRGDEKYVFADCAINISPDSQDLAEIAVESAVTGKLFDVDPRVAMLSFSTKGSAKSPETEKVEEALKIAKEKNPDLIIDGEFQFDAAFVPSVAEKKAPDSVLQGDANVFIFPSLEAGNIGYKIAQRLGEFEAVGPILQGLNKPVNDLSRGCSADDVYKLALITAAQAE, via the coding sequence ATGAGCCAGTTATTTGATCAGTTGGAAGAAAAAGTTACCGGACAAAATAAATCAATCGTTTTTCCGGAAGGGCAAGATGAACGGATCTTAAAGGCTGCCAGCCAGCTGGGAGCAGCAGGGATTTTGGCACCAATTCTAATTGGGAAGAAAGCCGATATTCGACATAAAGCAGAGGAGTACGGTGTAAATGTGTCTTCATGCAAAATAATGGATCCGGCAGAATTCGCGGAAATGGATGTAATGGTTGAAACCTTTGTGGAACGTCGAAAAGGAAAGGTAACAAAAGAGGAAGCGCAAACGATATTACAGGATGAGAATTACTTTGGAACGATGCTCGTGTATATGAATCAGGCAGATGGTCTGGTTAGTGGAGCAACACATTCGACAGCAGACACGGTTCGTCCAGCTTTACAAATTATTAAGACAAAGGAAGGTATTAAGAAAACTTCCGGCGTGTTTATTATGGTTCGAGGAGACGAAAAATACGTTTTCGCCGATTGTGCTATCAATATTTCTCCAGATAGCCAGGATTTAGCAGAAATTGCCGTGGAAAGTGCTGTTACAGGGAAGCTTTTCGATGTAGATCCACGTGTGGCGATGCTTAGCTTTTCTACGAAAGGCTCTGCAAAGTCTCCAGAGACGGAAAAAGTGGAGGAAGCACTTAAAATAGCTAAAGAGAAAAACCCTGATCTCATTATTGACGGAGAATTTCAATTCGATGCTGCCTTTGTTCCAAGTGTTGCTGAGAAAAAGGCTCCTGATTCCGTATTGCAGGGAGATGCAAATGTATTTATTTTTCCTAGCTTGGAAGCGGGGAATATTGGATACAAAATTGCTCAACGACTTGGTGAATTTGAAGCAGTAGGTCCGATTTTACAAGGTTTAAATAAGCCGGTAAATGATTTGTCCAGAGGCTGTAGTGCTGACGATGTGTATAAGCTTGCTTTAATTACCGCGGCCCAGGCTGAATAA
- the hemQ gene encoding hydrogen peroxide-dependent heme synthase: protein MVEAVETMDGWCSLHDFRSIDWTAWKLASELEREEAIHSLEKLMTKWEKVEEEKNGSQVLYKIVGQKADFMFMFLRPTMNELNDIETELNKSKMGEFLIPVHSYVSIIELAKYRPAKDGVDPETLPETQARLKPILPKWEHICFYPMDRRRQGEENWYTLEKDVRGKLLYEHSKTGRKYAGKIKQFITGSIGLDDWEWGVTLFAHEPLEFKNIVYEMRFDEVSSRYGEFGEFFIGNYLPKEEVASYLKV, encoded by the coding sequence ATGGTAGAAGCAGTAGAAACAATGGATGGCTGGTGTAGTTTGCATGATTTCCGCTCCATTGATTGGACCGCTTGGAAGCTTGCATCAGAATTAGAACGCGAAGAAGCAATTCACAGCCTGGAAAAACTGATGACCAAATGGGAAAAGGTTGAAGAAGAAAAAAACGGAAGTCAAGTTCTCTATAAAATAGTCGGCCAAAAAGCTGATTTCATGTTTATGTTCCTCCGTCCAACAATGAACGAGTTAAATGATATTGAAACAGAATTAAACAAATCAAAAATGGGTGAATTTCTTATTCCTGTTCATTCCTACGTATCCATTATCGAGCTAGCTAAATACCGTCCTGCCAAAGATGGTGTTGATCCTGAAACTTTACCGGAAACGCAAGCACGTTTAAAGCCAATACTACCAAAATGGGAACATATCTGTTTTTATCCAATGGACAGACGTCGTCAGGGAGAAGAGAATTGGTATACACTGGAAAAAGATGTGCGCGGAAAGCTTTTATATGAACATAGTAAAACCGGAAGAAAATACGCAGGAAAAATCAAGCAGTTTATTACAGGTTCTATTGGTCTCGATGACTGGGAATGGGGAGTTACGCTATTTGCTCATGAACCATTAGAATTTAAAAATATTGTGTATGAAATGCGTTTTGATGAAGTTAGCTCCCGTTATGGTGAATTCGGAGAGTTTTTCATTGGAAATTACCTTCCAAAAGAAGAGGTCGCTTCCTACCTAAAAGTCTAA
- the gerQ gene encoding spore coat protein GerQ, with the protein MSEKNNKNQYTGNPYQVYPYYYPQTSPAYYPANQQRQYPTYQQQPQQQTQVPTTQEQGMLPIQESYIENILRLNRGKKATVYMTFENNTQWNAKVFKGVIEAAGRDHLILSDPQTGKRYLLLMIYLDYVTFDEEINYSYPYDGSGQMSMYSPR; encoded by the coding sequence ATGAGTGAAAAGAACAACAAGAACCAATATACAGGAAATCCATATCAAGTTTATCCTTATTACTATCCACAAACTTCACCAGCCTACTATCCAGCCAATCAGCAAAGACAGTATCCTACCTATCAACAGCAGCCTCAGCAGCAGACACAAGTCCCTACTACACAGGAGCAAGGAATGCTACCAATACAGGAATCGTATATCGAAAATATTTTACGCTTAAATAGAGGCAAAAAGGCAACCGTCTATATGACCTTTGAAAATAACACCCAGTGGAATGCGAAGGTTTTCAAAGGAGTGATTGAGGCAGCTGGGAGAGACCATCTTATATTAAGTGATCCGCAAACAGGAAAAAGGTACTTATTGTTAATGATTTACTTGGACTATGTCACGTTTGATGAAGAGATAAACTACTCCTATCCGTATGACGGCAGTGGTCAAATGTCTATGTATTCTCCAAGATAG
- a CDS encoding DUF423 domain-containing protein, producing MKLFLLLGVINGFLAVALGAFGAHGLEGKISEKALSTWEKAVNYQMFHTMALLVTGLLTTKITGSGIGWAGWMFFIGIILFSGSLYIYSTTAIKTFAMITPLGGVAFLIGWVILGTVIMKAL from the coding sequence ATGAAATTGTTTTTATTACTTGGAGTAATTAATGGCTTTTTGGCAGTAGCCTTGGGAGCATTCGGCGCACATGGCCTAGAAGGGAAGATTTCTGAAAAAGCTTTGTCTACGTGGGAAAAAGCGGTTAACTATCAAATGTTTCACACTATGGCGTTACTAGTTACCGGATTGTTAACAACAAAAATTACCGGTAGTGGCATCGGCTGGGCTGGATGGATGTTCTTTATAGGAATCATTCTTTTTTCAGGAAGCCTTTATATTTACTCAACAACAGCAATTAAAACCTTTGCAATGATTACTCCATTGGGAGGAGTAGCTTTTCTAATTGGTTGGGTGATCTTAGGAACAGTGATTATGAAAGCATTATAA
- a CDS encoding YwdI family protein yields the protein MAVANETIITKMKEELSRAEKWADNPEKMSKSISNIRLLCDLLLESGETSKSVQLDRNEISPEEMKAMIGKANAGKPSVNKSAIDHEEANGDSLFDF from the coding sequence ATGGCAGTAGCAAATGAAACGATTATAACAAAAATGAAGGAAGAGTTAAGCCGTGCAGAGAAATGGGCGGATAATCCGGAAAAAATGTCTAAATCAATAAGCAACATCCGTCTATTATGTGATTTATTGCTGGAATCCGGAGAGACTTCGAAAAGTGTTCAACTAGATCGTAATGAAATCTCACCAGAAGAAATGAAAGCAATGATTGGAAAGGCAAACGCTGGCAAGCCCTCAGTAAATAAATCAGCAATTGATCATGAAGAAGCAAACGGTGATTCCTTATTTGATTTTTAA
- a CDS encoding FMN-binding glutamate synthase family protein: MEDALLIGLIVLITLIILIPLLIFLRIYFFDKKQEEHSILRNYPLLGKMRYIIEKMGPELRQYLFNNDNEGKPFHRREFEFVYKAGKYNDRMIGYGSQRDFHESGLYMVNNMFPKLRNELKIDQQPKIKTKLYKIDNEKLFSRKEYREEGELNPFYLTDDEAIVLGKGTARQPFKIKGLIGQSAMSFGSLGDHAITALSEGLGMAGGTWMNTGEGSVSPYHLKGDVDIIMQISPGLFGVRTKDGEFSWEEFKKKSDMDQIKAFELKVAQGAKQRGGHVDGKKVTKEIAEIRKVEQGEDINSPNRFHGINNGKEFLEFLSQLRDVGGKPVGMKIVVGNQEQVENLMKAMKETGIIPDFITVDGGNGGTGASYYELADSVGLPTFAALPMVDELLKKYELRERTHIIASGQLLTPDKIVMALALGADMINIARGFMLSVGCIMAEVCHTNNCPTGVTTTDPKLQQALSIEEKKYRVCNYLLALREGVFEMAAIAGIDSPTKFTREHVVLKDQLQEVSNRKDYSYIS, from the coding sequence ATGGAGGATGCATTATTAATCGGGTTAATTGTTCTGATTACTCTTATTATACTTATACCATTACTAATTTTTCTTCGTATTTATTTTTTTGATAAGAAACAAGAGGAGCATTCCATTTTACGTAATTATCCCTTACTGGGAAAGATGCGCTATATCATAGAAAAAATGGGACCAGAGTTAAGGCAATACTTATTTAACAATGATAATGAAGGAAAGCCATTTCACCGGAGAGAGTTCGAATTTGTTTATAAAGCAGGGAAATATAATGATAGAATGATTGGCTATGGATCACAGAGAGATTTTCACGAAAGTGGGCTTTATATGGTAAACAATATGTTTCCTAAGCTCCGAAACGAATTAAAAATTGATCAGCAGCCTAAAATAAAAACCAAATTATACAAAATAGATAATGAGAAGCTATTTAGTCGTAAAGAGTATCGGGAAGAAGGGGAACTGAATCCTTTTTATTTAACAGATGATGAAGCAATTGTTCTTGGAAAGGGCACCGCACGTCAACCCTTTAAAATTAAAGGTCTTATTGGGCAATCAGCAATGAGCTTCGGATCACTTGGAGATCATGCTATTACAGCACTTTCCGAGGGGCTTGGCATGGCAGGTGGCACCTGGATGAATACAGGAGAGGGCAGTGTTTCGCCGTATCACTTAAAAGGGGATGTGGATATTATTATGCAAATCAGCCCTGGCCTGTTTGGTGTCCGAACAAAGGATGGCGAGTTTTCTTGGGAGGAATTTAAAAAGAAAAGTGATATGGACCAAATTAAGGCCTTTGAACTAAAAGTGGCTCAAGGTGCAAAACAGCGTGGTGGCCATGTGGACGGGAAGAAAGTTACAAAAGAAATTGCGGAGATCAGAAAAGTTGAGCAAGGGGAAGATATTAATAGTCCGAACCGTTTCCACGGTATTAATAACGGTAAAGAGTTCTTGGAATTTCTATCACAATTACGTGATGTCGGTGGTAAGCCTGTAGGCATGAAAATTGTTGTAGGTAATCAAGAACAAGTAGAAAATTTAATGAAAGCGATGAAGGAAACAGGAATCATTCCTGATTTTATTACAGTAGATGGAGGTAACGGAGGGACCGGTGCTTCTTATTACGAATTGGCTGATTCTGTCGGTCTTCCAACATTTGCTGCACTGCCTATGGTTGATGAACTGTTGAAAAAATACGAGTTGCGGGAAAGAACACATATTATTGCTTCCGGTCAGCTACTTACACCAGATAAAATTGTAATGGCACTGGCGCTCGGTGCTGACATGATAAACATTGCCAGAGGTTTTATGCTTAGTGTCGGTTGTATTATGGCAGAAGTATGCCACACCAACAATTGCCCAACAGGTGTAACGACAACAGACCCCAAATTACAACAAGCTCTGAGCATTGAAGAGAAAAAGTACAGGGTTTGTAATTATTTGTTGGCATTGAGAGAAGGAGTTTTTGAAATGGCTGCGATTGCCGGCATTGACTCCCCTACAAAATTCACAAGAGAGCATGTTGTTTTAAAAGATCAATTACAGGAAGTGAGTAATCGAAAAGATTATTCCTATATTAGTTAA
- a CDS encoding phasin family protein has product MNELLKKGFLLGLGAAVTSKEKFDQKLKELVDKNELTQDEARTVLQSFTDKGEMKKDEWSVKQFEQTQKMAKDLGLATKEDINELRARITELEEKIGENEL; this is encoded by the coding sequence ATGAATGAATTACTAAAAAAAGGATTCCTATTGGGACTGGGAGCGGCCGTAACCAGTAAAGAAAAGTTTGATCAGAAATTAAAGGAGCTTGTAGATAAAAATGAATTAACACAGGATGAAGCTAGGACAGTACTTCAAAGCTTTACAGATAAAGGCGAAATGAAAAAAGACGAATGGAGCGTCAAGCAGTTTGAGCAAACCCAGAAAATGGCGAAAGATCTAGGGCTAGCCACTAAAGAAGACATCAATGAGTTGCGTGCACGGATTACAGAACTAGAAGAAAAAATAGGAGAAAATGAGCTATAG